A stretch of the Eulemur rufifrons isolate Redbay chromosome 20, OSU_ERuf_1, whole genome shotgun sequence genome encodes the following:
- the HCK gene encoding tyrosine-protein kinase HCK isoform X2 encodes MGCVKSRFLRDGGKISKAEPSTNAHSTGDMPDPTSMAKLGPNSNNGHPPGFVEGSEDIIVVALYDYDAIHHEDLSFQKGDQMVVLEESGEWWKARSLATRKEGYIPSNYVARVNSLETEEWFFKGISRKDAERHLLAPGNVLGSFMIRDSETTKGSYSLSVRDYDPQQGDAVKHYKIRTLDNGGFYISPRTTFSTLQDLVAHYKKGSDGLCQKLSVPCVSSKPQKPWEKDAWEIPRESLKLEKRLGAGQFGEVWMATYNKHTKVAVKTMKPGSMSVEAFLAEANLMKTLQHDKLVKLHAVVTEEPIFIITEFMAKGSLLDFLKSDEGSKQPLPKLIDFSAQIAEGMAFIEQRNYIHRDLRAANILVSASLVCKIADFGLARIIEDNEYTAREGAKFPIKWTAPEAINFGSFTIKSDVWSFGVLLMEIVTYGRIPYPGMTNPEVIRALERGYRMPRPENCPEELYSIMARCWKNRPEERPTFEYIQSVLDDFYTATESQYQQQP; translated from the exons ATGGGGTGCGTGAAGTCCAGGTTCCTCCGGGACGGAGGCAAGATCTCCAAAGCTGAGCCCAGCACCAACGCACACAGTACTGGGGACATGCCGGACCCCACATCCATGGCCAAGCTG GGGCCTAACAGCAACAATGGCCACCCACCGGGGTTTGTGGAGG GCTCTGAGGACATCATTGTGGTTGCCCTGTACGATTACGACGCCATTCACCATGAAGACCTCAGCTTCCAGAAGGGGGACCAGATGGTGGTCCTGGAGGA gTCTGGGGAGTGGTGGAAGGCTCGATCCCTGGCCACCAGGAAAGAGGGTTACATCCCAAGCAACTATGTCGCCCGCGTCAACTCTCTAGAGACAGAGGA GTGGTTCTTCAAGGGCATCAGCAGGAAGGATGCAGAGCGCCACCTACTGGCTCCCGGCAACGTGCTGGGCTCCTTCATGATCCGAGACAGCGAGACGACCAAAG GGAGCTACTCTTTGTCTGTGCGAGACTACGACCCCCAGCAAGGAGATGCAGTGAAGCATTACAAGATCCGGACCCTGGACAACGGGGGTTTCTACATCTCTCCGAGGACGACCTTCAGCACCCTGCAGGACCTGGTGGCCCACTACAAGA AGGGGAGCGACGGACTCTGCCAGAAGCTGTCGGTGCCCTGCGTGTCCTCGAAGCCCCAGAAGCCTTGGGAGAAGGATGCCTGGGAGATCCCCCGGGAATCCCTCAAGCTGGAGAAGAGACTCGGAGCTGGGCAGTTTGGGGAAGTCTGGATGG CCACCTACAACAAGCACACCAAGGTGGCGGTGAAGACGATGAAGCCAGGCAGCATGTCGGTGGAGGCCTTCCTGGCAGAGGCCAACCTGATGAAGACCCTGCAGCACGACAAGCTGGTGAAGCTGCACGCGGTGGTCACGGAGGAGCCCATCTTCATCATCACGGAGTTCATGGCTAAAG GAAGCCTGCTGGACTTTCTGAAAAGTGACGAAGGCAGCAAGCAGCCCTTGCCAAAGCTCATCGACTTCTCAGCCCAG ATTGCAGAAGGCATGGCCTTCATTGAGCAGAGAAACTACATTCATCGAGACCTCCGAGCCGCCAACATCTTGGTCTCTGCGTCCCTGGTGTGTAAGATTGCCGACTTTGGCCTGGCACGGATCATCGAAGACAATGAGTACACGGCTCGGGAAG GGGCCAAGTTCCCCATCAAGTGGACGGCCCCCGAAGCCATCAACTTTGGCTCCTTCACCATCAAGTCAGACGTCTGGTCCTTTGGTGTCCTGCTGATGGAGATCGTCACCTACGGCCGGATCCCTTATCCAG GGATGACAAACCCCGAGGTGATCCGAGCACTGGAGCGCGGGTACCGGATGCCGAGACCAGAGAACTGCCCCGAGGAGCTCTACAGCATCATGGCTCGCTGCTGGAAGAACCGCCCGGAGGAGCGGCCCACCTTTGAATACATCCAGAGTGTGCTGGACGACTTCTACACGGCCACTGAGAGCCAATACCAACAGCAGCCATGA
- the HCK gene encoding tyrosine-protein kinase HCK isoform X1, giving the protein MGCVKSRFLRDGGKISKAEPSTNAHSTGDMPDPTSMAKLGPNSNNGHPPGFVEAGSEDIIVVALYDYDAIHHEDLSFQKGDQMVVLEESGEWWKARSLATRKEGYIPSNYVARVNSLETEEWFFKGISRKDAERHLLAPGNVLGSFMIRDSETTKGSYSLSVRDYDPQQGDAVKHYKIRTLDNGGFYISPRTTFSTLQDLVAHYKKGSDGLCQKLSVPCVSSKPQKPWEKDAWEIPRESLKLEKRLGAGQFGEVWMATYNKHTKVAVKTMKPGSMSVEAFLAEANLMKTLQHDKLVKLHAVVTEEPIFIITEFMAKGSLLDFLKSDEGSKQPLPKLIDFSAQIAEGMAFIEQRNYIHRDLRAANILVSASLVCKIADFGLARIIEDNEYTAREGAKFPIKWTAPEAINFGSFTIKSDVWSFGVLLMEIVTYGRIPYPGMTNPEVIRALERGYRMPRPENCPEELYSIMARCWKNRPEERPTFEYIQSVLDDFYTATESQYQQQP; this is encoded by the exons ATGGGGTGCGTGAAGTCCAGGTTCCTCCGGGACGGAGGCAAGATCTCCAAAGCTGAGCCCAGCACCAACGCACACAGTACTGGGGACATGCCGGACCCCACATCCATGGCCAAGCTG GGGCCTAACAGCAACAATGGCCACCCACCGGGGTTTGTGGAGG CAGGCTCTGAGGACATCATTGTGGTTGCCCTGTACGATTACGACGCCATTCACCATGAAGACCTCAGCTTCCAGAAGGGGGACCAGATGGTGGTCCTGGAGGA gTCTGGGGAGTGGTGGAAGGCTCGATCCCTGGCCACCAGGAAAGAGGGTTACATCCCAAGCAACTATGTCGCCCGCGTCAACTCTCTAGAGACAGAGGA GTGGTTCTTCAAGGGCATCAGCAGGAAGGATGCAGAGCGCCACCTACTGGCTCCCGGCAACGTGCTGGGCTCCTTCATGATCCGAGACAGCGAGACGACCAAAG GGAGCTACTCTTTGTCTGTGCGAGACTACGACCCCCAGCAAGGAGATGCAGTGAAGCATTACAAGATCCGGACCCTGGACAACGGGGGTTTCTACATCTCTCCGAGGACGACCTTCAGCACCCTGCAGGACCTGGTGGCCCACTACAAGA AGGGGAGCGACGGACTCTGCCAGAAGCTGTCGGTGCCCTGCGTGTCCTCGAAGCCCCAGAAGCCTTGGGAGAAGGATGCCTGGGAGATCCCCCGGGAATCCCTCAAGCTGGAGAAGAGACTCGGAGCTGGGCAGTTTGGGGAAGTCTGGATGG CCACCTACAACAAGCACACCAAGGTGGCGGTGAAGACGATGAAGCCAGGCAGCATGTCGGTGGAGGCCTTCCTGGCAGAGGCCAACCTGATGAAGACCCTGCAGCACGACAAGCTGGTGAAGCTGCACGCGGTGGTCACGGAGGAGCCCATCTTCATCATCACGGAGTTCATGGCTAAAG GAAGCCTGCTGGACTTTCTGAAAAGTGACGAAGGCAGCAAGCAGCCCTTGCCAAAGCTCATCGACTTCTCAGCCCAG ATTGCAGAAGGCATGGCCTTCATTGAGCAGAGAAACTACATTCATCGAGACCTCCGAGCCGCCAACATCTTGGTCTCTGCGTCCCTGGTGTGTAAGATTGCCGACTTTGGCCTGGCACGGATCATCGAAGACAATGAGTACACGGCTCGGGAAG GGGCCAAGTTCCCCATCAAGTGGACGGCCCCCGAAGCCATCAACTTTGGCTCCTTCACCATCAAGTCAGACGTCTGGTCCTTTGGTGTCCTGCTGATGGAGATCGTCACCTACGGCCGGATCCCTTATCCAG GGATGACAAACCCCGAGGTGATCCGAGCACTGGAGCGCGGGTACCGGATGCCGAGACCAGAGAACTGCCCCGAGGAGCTCTACAGCATCATGGCTCGCTGCTGGAAGAACCGCCCGGAGGAGCGGCCCACCTTTGAATACATCCAGAGTGTGCTGGACGACTTCTACACGGCCACTGAGAGCCAATACCAACAGCAGCCATGA